The proteins below are encoded in one region of Pirellulales bacterium:
- the kdsB gene encoding 3-deoxy-manno-octulosonate cytidylyltransferase, which translates to MSQAAFQPRIHSRSYIVIPARLASTRLPRKLLLRETGKTLIHHTYEAARRARRPLGICIATDHEEILDEVRSFGGDAQMTSESCASGSDRVAEVARRLTDADIIVNVQGDEPDLSGDAIDLVVQLLEENPGVPMSTLATPIRRREQFEDPACVKVVFDTQGRAMYFSRHAIPRPHQWDDSLLAVDPPLFHQHVGMYAYRRDFLLRIAEMPRSPLEKLENLEQLRVLDAGYPILVGVVDEPTFGIDTPADYRAFVERTLGR; encoded by the coding sequence ATGTCGCAGGCGGCGTTTCAACCGCGCATCCACTCGCGCAGCTATATCGTGATTCCGGCCCGGCTCGCCTCGACGCGATTGCCCCGGAAGCTGTTGCTCCGCGAGACCGGCAAAACCTTGATCCACCACACCTACGAGGCCGCCCGCCGCGCCCGCCGCCCCCTGGGCATCTGCATCGCCACCGACCACGAAGAGATCCTCGACGAGGTCCGCAGCTTTGGCGGCGACGCCCAAATGACCAGCGAATCGTGCGCCAGCGGCTCCGATCGTGTGGCCGAAGTCGCCCGCCGCCTGACCGACGCCGATATCATCGTCAACGTGCAGGGAGACGAACCCGACCTATCGGGCGACGCGATCGACCTGGTCGTGCAACTGCTCGAAGAGAATCCGGGCGTCCCCATGTCGACGCTCGCCACGCCAATCCGGCGCCGCGAGCAGTTCGAAGACCCGGCCTGCGTCAAGGTGGTGTTCGACACCCAAGGCCGGGCGATGTACTTCAGCCGGCACGCCATTCCACGCCCCCACCAGTGGGACGATTCGCTCCTGGCGGTCGATCCCCCCCTCTTCCACCAGCATGTGGGCATGTACGCCTATCGCCGAGATTTCTTGCTGCGGATCGCCGAGATGCCCCGTTCGCCGCTGGAAAAACTGGAAAACCTGGAACAGCTTCGCGTGCTCGACGCGGGCTATCCCATCCTCGTCGGCGTCGTCGATGAGCCGACCTTCGGCATCGATACTCCGGCCGATTACCGGGCGTTTGTCGAACGGACCCTCGGCCGCTAA
- a CDS encoding beta-ketoacyl-[acyl-carrier-protein] synthase family protein — translation MIRSRAMQNAPADPVVITGIGMITSVGGDRESVWRAVRRGKSGIRSLTGIPYIPDGLLIGAPVDLAPDRPRRMKVIALSRISAAEALHDSGLDLSAIDRSRVGCAISGHMGDTGEIESRFDAAHDQHHLPRAIPWWEQFFPCTACDVVANEHGLLGPRICHSTACASGLIDILSAVRSIEDGQCDVALAGSAEAIHPLFAAGFLRMNVLAHHDDPAQACRPFDRERRGFVMGEGAAMFVLERLSHAVARRTRIYATFAAGTMAGEAHHVTGLDEESHVLAHAIQTTLRKAQLDGHDIGYINVHGTGTLQNDVAETRGIRRALGRAADQTCVSATKSMLGHLVNAAGSVELAITTLALRDGFAPPTMNLINQDPECDLDCIPLVGRRGQYQHALKLSVAFGGHIVAVALNRWNAADSAAKFRPAAAA, via the coding sequence ATGATCCGTTCGCGCGCCATGCAGAACGCCCCTGCCGACCCCGTGGTGATTACCGGGATCGGCATGATTACCTCGGTCGGAGGAGATCGAGAGAGCGTCTGGCGGGCCGTACGGCGCGGCAAAAGCGGCATCCGCTCGCTGACGGGCATTCCCTACATCCCCGACGGCCTGCTCATCGGCGCCCCCGTCGACCTCGCGCCCGATCGTCCCCGGCGGATGAAGGTCATCGCCCTCAGCCGCATCTCGGCGGCCGAGGCCTTGCACGATTCAGGGCTCGACCTGTCGGCCATCGATCGCAGCCGTGTCGGCTGTGCCATCAGCGGCCACATGGGCGATACCGGCGAGATCGAATCGAGGTTCGATGCCGCGCACGACCAGCACCACCTTCCCCGCGCCATTCCCTGGTGGGAGCAGTTCTTCCCCTGCACGGCGTGCGACGTGGTGGCCAATGAACATGGTCTCTTGGGCCCGCGCATCTGCCACTCCACGGCCTGTGCCAGCGGATTGATCGATATCCTTTCCGCCGTGCGCTCGATCGAAGATGGGCAATGCGACGTGGCCCTCGCCGGCAGTGCCGAGGCGATCCACCCCCTCTTTGCGGCGGGCTTTCTGCGAATGAACGTGCTCGCCCACCACGACGATCCCGCACAGGCCTGCCGCCCCTTCGATCGCGAGCGACGCGGCTTCGTGATGGGGGAAGGGGCCGCAATGTTCGTCTTGGAACGCCTGAGCCACGCCGTGGCGCGGCGGACCCGCATCTACGCCACCTTTGCCGCCGGCACGATGGCCGGCGAGGCCCATCACGTCACGGGCCTCGACGAGGAATCGCACGTCCTGGCGCACGCCATTCAAACCACCTTGCGCAAGGCGCAGCTCGACGGACACGACATCGGCTATATCAACGTGCATGGCACGGGCACGCTGCAGAACGACGTCGCCGAGACGCGAGGCATCCGCCGTGCCCTGGGACGCGCCGCCGATCAGACCTGCGTCAGCGCGACCAAATCGATGCTGGGGCACCTGGTCAACGCCGCCGGCAGCGTCGAATTGGCCATCACCACCCTGGCTCTCCGCGATGGATTCGCCCCTCCCACGATGAACCTGATCAATCAGGATCCGGAGTGCGATCTCGACTGCATTCCTCTCGTCGGACGGCGTGGGCAGTATCAGCACGCCCTGAAACTCTCGGTGGCCTTCGGCGGACATATCGTCGCCGTGGCCCTCAATCGCTGGAACGCGGCCGACTCGGCCGCCAAGTTCCGTCCGGCCGCGGCTGCCTAG
- a CDS encoding saccharopine dehydrogenase NADP-binding domain-containing protein — translation MQIIVLGGAGDMGSRAVEELSTAEGVTRVTIADRNVPVAEMLAARLAGRRAKVDVRAVDARSHDDLVGAMHGYDVAASALGPFYLFEARLVAAALDAGVNYCSICDEWQAAEEIFTRYDGPARDMGRIVLTGLGTSPGMSNVAIRYLSAGMERVRRADVYCYQPLTAGGGEAVLRHMLFIMTGETRVWRESRWQTIRACSEEHLVEFPKFGRIKVWNMGHSEPATVPRYFPGIEEVNFFMGYGRAAMLFVWPARRGWFARPGVVEGTVKLATFVERLFAGKAPDPGALRIDVWGLQDNVEVHRTLCGTGTMREATGLSLAVGALMLGRGEVIAQRGVFAPEGCLDAGRFIERLRTLGIAAYHDLAMSQPI, via the coding sequence ATGCAGATCATCGTGCTAGGGGGCGCGGGGGACATGGGGAGCCGGGCCGTGGAGGAACTCTCCACCGCCGAAGGCGTTACGCGCGTGACGATCGCCGATCGCAACGTGCCCGTGGCCGAAATGCTAGCGGCCCGACTGGCCGGCAGGCGGGCCAAGGTAGACGTCCGGGCCGTGGATGCCCGCTCGCACGACGATCTCGTGGGGGCGATGCATGGTTACGACGTGGCGGCGTCGGCCCTGGGGCCCTTTTACCTGTTCGAGGCCCGGCTGGTGGCCGCCGCCCTGGACGCCGGCGTGAATTACTGCAGCATCTGCGACGAATGGCAGGCGGCCGAGGAGATCTTTACCCGCTACGACGGACCCGCCCGAGATATGGGGCGGATCGTGCTGACGGGGCTGGGTACCAGCCCGGGCATGTCGAACGTGGCGATTCGGTATCTATCGGCGGGCATGGAGCGTGTGCGCCGAGCGGACGTCTACTGCTATCAGCCCCTGACGGCCGGCGGCGGCGAGGCGGTCTTGCGGCACATGTTGTTCATCATGACGGGGGAGACGCGGGTCTGGCGCGAGTCTCGCTGGCAGACGATTCGGGCCTGCTCCGAAGAACACCTGGTCGAGTTTCCGAAGTTCGGGCGGATCAAGGTGTGGAACATGGGGCACAGCGAGCCGGCGACCGTGCCGCGGTACTTTCCCGGCATCGAAGAGGTGAACTTCTTCATGGGGTATGGCCGCGCGGCGATGCTGTTTGTGTGGCCGGCGCGACGGGGATGGTTCGCGCGACCGGGGGTCGTCGAGGGGACGGTCAAGCTGGCCACCTTCGTCGAGCGACTCTTCGCCGGCAAAGCGCCCGACCCGGGCGCGCTGCGGATCGACGTGTGGGGGCTGCAAGACAACGTCGAAGTCCATCGCACGCTCTGCGGCACGGGCACGATGCGCGAGGCGACGGGTCTTTCGCTGGCGGTGGGGGCGCTGATGCTCGGTCGGGGCGAAGTCATCGCCCAGCGGGGCGTTTTCGCGCCGGAAGGATGCCTCGATGCCGGCCGATTCATCGAACGCCTGCGGACGTTAGGGATCGCCGCCTACCACGATTTGGCGATGTCGCAGCCGATCTGA
- a CDS encoding CTP synthase: MTKHIFVTGGVVSSLGKGLTSASIGMLLEERGLSVRMQKLDPYINVDPGTMSPYQHGEVYVLDDGSETDLDLGHYERFTHGPLTRDSNYTTGQIYQSVIDKERRGEFLGKTVQVIPHITNEIKSVIKKLATSDVDVVITEIGGTVGDIESQPFLEAIRQFSLDAGKENCLYIHLTLVPYLKAADELKTKPTQHSVGQLREIGIQPDILICRTERGMSRDDREKIALFCNVPIEAVIEERDKDFSIYEVPMSLVENRLDSLIVRKLGLQCHEADLDDWRNLLHRLRNPEHEISIAVVGKYAEHKDAYKSIYEALDHAGIANLAQIRIQRIQSEHIEHESPQRLLAGIDGILVPGGFGERGIEGKVQAIRFARERGIPFLGICLGMQCAVIEFARDVVGLTDAHSTEFNKDTPHPVICLLDEQKSITYKGGTMRLGSHPAKLDPTSRAAACYGRELVQERHRHRYEFNNVYRQQFQAHGMNAAGTSPDGSLVEVVEIPSHPWFVAVQYHPEFKSKPTAPQPLFNGFVAAAVERHSLRGERAKELEAS, from the coding sequence ATGACCAAGCACATCTTCGTCACGGGGGGGGTCGTCAGCTCCCTCGGCAAGGGACTCACCAGCGCCTCGATCGGCATGCTGCTCGAGGAACGCGGACTCTCCGTGCGGATGCAAAAGCTCGATCCGTACATCAACGTCGACCCCGGCACGATGAGCCCCTACCAGCATGGCGAAGTCTACGTGCTCGACGACGGCAGCGAGACCGATCTCGACCTGGGGCACTACGAACGCTTCACCCACGGGCCCCTCACCCGCGATTCGAACTACACGACCGGCCAGATCTACCAGTCGGTGATCGACAAGGAACGCCGGGGCGAGTTTCTCGGCAAGACCGTCCAGGTCATCCCGCACATCACCAATGAGATCAAGAGCGTCATCAAGAAGCTGGCCACCAGCGACGTCGACGTTGTCATCACCGAGATCGGCGGCACGGTCGGCGACATCGAAAGCCAGCCCTTCCTCGAGGCGATTCGCCAGTTTTCGCTCGACGCCGGCAAGGAAAACTGCCTCTATATCCACCTTACGCTCGTCCCCTATCTCAAGGCCGCCGACGAGCTGAAGACGAAGCCCACGCAGCACTCCGTCGGCCAGTTGCGCGAGATCGGTATCCAGCCCGATATTCTCATCTGCCGTACGGAACGGGGCATGTCGCGCGACGACCGCGAAAAGATCGCCCTCTTCTGCAACGTGCCGATCGAGGCCGTGATCGAGGAACGAGACAAGGATTTCTCGATCTACGAAGTGCCGATGAGCCTGGTCGAAAACCGGCTCGACAGCCTCATCGTGCGCAAGCTGGGCCTCCAATGCCACGAGGCCGATCTCGACGACTGGCGCAATCTGCTCCACCGCCTGCGCAATCCCGAGCACGAAATCAGCATCGCCGTCGTCGGCAAGTACGCCGAGCACAAGGACGCCTACAAGTCGATCTACGAGGCCCTCGACCATGCCGGCATCGCCAATCTGGCCCAGATCCGCATCCAACGGATCCAAAGCGAGCACATCGAGCACGAAAGCCCACAACGCCTGCTGGCGGGCATCGACGGCATTCTCGTGCCGGGGGGCTTCGGCGAGCGCGGCATCGAGGGCAAGGTGCAGGCCATCCGCTTCGCGCGCGAACGGGGCATTCCCTTCCTGGGCATTTGTCTCGGGATGCAGTGCGCCGTGATCGAGTTTGCCCGCGATGTGGTCGGTCTGACGGATGCCCATTCGACCGAGTTCAACAAAGACACGCCCCACCCGGTGATCTGCCTCTTGGACGAGCAGAAATCGATCACGTACAAGGGGGGCACGATGCGGCTCGGTTCACATCCCGCCAAGCTCGATCCAACCAGCCGCGCCGCCGCCTGCTATGGCCGCGAGCTGGTGCAAGAGCGGCATCGTCACCGCTACGAGTTCAACAACGTCTACCGGCAGCAATTCCAGGCGCACGGCATGAACGCCGCCGGCACGAGCCCCGACGGCTCGCTGGTCGAGGTGGTCGAGATTCCCAGCCATCCCTGGTTCGTGGCCGTACAGTATCATCCCGAGTTCAAGTCGAAGCCGACGGCGCCGCAGCCGCTGTTCAACGGCTTCGTCGCCGCCGCCGTCGAGCGGCACTCGTTGCGTGGCGAACGTGCCAAGGAACTCGAAGCGTCCTAG
- a CDS encoding DUF1844 domain-containing protein, producing the protein MTDEPQDPQPKIIVDEDWKSQVEAEKAKLSQEKSAPAESPRPTEAASAASPETPVQFPEASLTGLISMLATQVMIALGYVPHPATGKPERSLPEAKYMIDLITMLEEKTQGNRTPQEISVLSSVLHELRMAYVEAQSKPNDAPSGEAK; encoded by the coding sequence ATGACCGACGAACCGCAAGATCCTCAGCCCAAGATCATCGTCGACGAAGACTGGAAGTCGCAGGTCGAGGCGGAGAAGGCGAAGCTCTCTCAGGAGAAATCTGCCCCCGCCGAGTCTCCGCGTCCGACCGAGGCCGCGTCTGCCGCCTCGCCGGAGACCCCCGTCCAGTTTCCCGAGGCCTCCCTCACCGGGCTCATCAGCATGCTGGCGACCCAGGTCATGATCGCCTTGGGCTACGTGCCGCATCCAGCCACAGGAAAGCCCGAACGCAGCCTGCCCGAGGCCAAGTACATGATCGATCTGATCACGATGCTCGAGGAGAAGACGCAGGGCAATCGCACGCCGCAGGAGATCTCGGTCCTCAGCAGCGTGCTGCACGAATTGCGCATGGCCTACGTCGAGGCTCAGTCGAAGCCAAACGACGCTCCGTCGGGCGAAGCGAAGTAA
- a CDS encoding protein kinase — MDGTRTLQQGGDEQDRARRRSLQPVHPPTKVPGFEPIRFLGSGAFGEVWVAADKNTGRRVAIKFYSHRGGLDWSLLAREVEKLSFLFGDRHVVQLLEVGWSAEPPYYVMEYLERGSLEERLREGTLPATEAVALFRDVATGLVHAHGKGVLHCDLKPANILLDDDGKPRLADFGQSRMSHEQSPALGTLFFMAPEQADLEAAPDARWDVYALGALLYTMLVGAPPFRDAPGAERIEQVPGLEQRLIAYRELLRTSPRPARHRKAPGVDRALADIIDRCLSINPARRYPNVQAVVDALHVRSIKRARRPLLILGALGPAVLLVLLSVLAWDTHRRAIGRSEREITRLALESEAFLAQFVAKGVAAQIDERWKAMEQFASTERFRDALIDARDKEQGTPEREILQSELSKLPERFPAIKATSYFVQDATGKQLARYPFSTETIDGDYSFRDYFHGRGYEMKPGTTDIAPIRDVHRSIVFRSRATNNRMVAFSAPIWSGSPDEGDRHVIGVLAMTVELGHFAELRPEHGTSKDQLAVLVDANEDSDHLRGPILEHPGLGAALSSDVTPEPAAIDQRQATGAFWNEAAAQGYYLEPQHLDRLAEIRKLQQQIRELRRETPSPADLGEQLATLSASVHRLTKIDEYTDPVQSQSNDDWLAAIEPVVVEGRPDKIADTAWAVIIQQRRNTALEPVRELGQGLARSGLTGLAVVLGVVTALWGAVIIVMNESPRSRWLARFKRRVGLSSQESAGSSASMASSLQSTSPDATES, encoded by the coding sequence ATGGACGGCACGCGGACGCTTCAACAAGGGGGAGACGAGCAAGATCGCGCCCGGCGGCGCAGTCTGCAGCCCGTCCATCCTCCGACGAAGGTGCCCGGCTTCGAGCCGATCCGCTTTCTCGGCTCCGGTGCGTTCGGCGAGGTCTGGGTAGCCGCCGACAAGAACACGGGGCGGCGCGTGGCGATCAAGTTCTACTCGCACCGCGGCGGACTCGACTGGTCGCTGCTGGCGCGCGAGGTCGAGAAGCTGTCGTTCTTGTTCGGCGATCGTCACGTCGTGCAGTTGCTCGAGGTTGGCTGGTCGGCCGAACCTCCCTACTACGTCATGGAGTATCTCGAGCGGGGCTCGCTCGAGGAGCGTCTGCGCGAGGGGACGCTGCCGGCGACGGAGGCCGTGGCCTTGTTCCGCGACGTGGCGACGGGACTTGTCCACGCGCACGGCAAGGGGGTGCTGCACTGCGATCTCAAGCCGGCGAACATCCTGCTCGACGACGACGGCAAGCCGCGCCTGGCCGACTTCGGCCAATCGCGGATGTCGCACGAGCAGTCGCCGGCGCTGGGCACCTTGTTCTTCATGGCGCCCGAGCAGGCCGATCTCGAAGCGGCGCCCGACGCGCGTTGGGACGTCTACGCGCTGGGGGCGCTGCTTTACACGATGCTCGTCGGCGCACCCCCCTTTCGCGATGCCCCGGGGGCCGAGCGCATCGAGCAGGTGCCGGGCCTCGAACAGCGCCTCATCGCTTACCGCGAGCTGTTGCGCACCTCGCCGCGACCGGCCCGGCATCGCAAGGCGCCGGGGGTCGATCGCGCCCTGGCCGATATCATCGACCGTTGCCTGTCGATCAACCCGGCGCGCCGCTACCCGAACGTGCAAGCGGTGGTCGACGCGCTGCACGTGCGCTCGATCAAGCGTGCCCGACGTCCGCTGTTGATCCTGGGCGCGTTGGGTCCGGCCGTGCTGCTCGTGCTGCTGAGCGTGCTGGCGTGGGATACGCATCGCCGCGCGATTGGCCGTTCGGAGCGTGAGATTACGCGGTTGGCGCTCGAGAGCGAGGCCTTCCTGGCGCAGTTCGTGGCCAAGGGGGTCGCGGCGCAGATCGACGAACGCTGGAAGGCGATGGAGCAGTTCGCCAGCACGGAGCGCTTTCGTGACGCGCTGATCGACGCACGGGACAAGGAGCAGGGCACCCCGGAGCGCGAAATCCTGCAATCCGAGTTGTCGAAGTTGCCCGAGCGCTTTCCCGCGATCAAAGCGACCAGCTACTTCGTGCAGGACGCTACGGGCAAACAGCTTGCGCGTTATCCCTTCTCGACCGAAACGATCGACGGGGACTATTCGTTCCGCGACTACTTCCACGGTCGCGGATATGAGATGAAGCCCGGCACGACGGACATTGCACCGATTCGGGACGTTCACCGGTCGATCGTGTTCCGCAGCCGCGCGACGAACAACCGCATGGTGGCGTTTTCGGCGCCGATCTGGAGCGGTTCGCCCGACGAGGGAGATCGGCACGTGATCGGCGTGCTGGCGATGACCGTCGAGTTGGGTCATTTTGCCGAATTACGTCCAGAACACGGGACGAGCAAAGACCAGCTTGCCGTATTGGTCGACGCGAACGAGGACTCCGATCATCTGCGTGGACCGATTCTGGAACATCCAGGGCTGGGGGCGGCCCTGTCGTCCGATGTCACCCCCGAACCGGCCGCCATCGATCAGAGACAGGCTACCGGAGCCTTCTGGAACGAGGCCGCCGCGCAGGGTTACTATCTCGAACCGCAGCACCTCGATCGACTGGCCGAGATCCGCAAGCTCCAGCAGCAGATACGCGAATTGCGTCGCGAGACTCCGTCGCCGGCCGATCTGGGCGAGCAACTGGCAACCTTGTCGGCCAGTGTCCACCGCTTGACGAAGATCGACGAATACACTGATCCCGTGCAGTCGCAGTCGAACGACGATTGGCTGGCCGCGATCGAACCGGTGGTCGTTGAAGGTCGCCCCGACAAGATCGCCGATACGGCCTGGGCCGTGATCATCCAGCAACGCCGCAATACGGCACTCGAGCCGGTGCGCGAGCTGGGGCAGGGGCTGGCCCGGAGCGGTTTGACGGGGCTGGCGGTCGTGTTGGGAGTGGTCACCGCCTTGTGGGGCGCGGTGATTATCGTGATGAACGAATCGCCCCGCTCGCGCTGGCTGGCGCGCTTCAAGCGGCGCGTGGGATTGTCGTCGCAAGAGAGCGCGGGCAGTTCGGCGTCGATGGCCTCGAGCTTGCAGTCCACTTCACCCGATGCGACGGAGTCGTAA
- a CDS encoding division/cell wall cluster transcriptional repressor MraZ: MSDTPELILGEYRRSLDERFRLSIPAEMIEAMGASDVPFILAKERPGCLSLWNARACKAALDEGMDLVRRKIAAGKLAGRLGQVQMLGRLLSTRHAEVEMTGRGRLLIPEGFRDFLRVEAGGEVVIVGAAIALDLWHPKAWFDYTAGRMPKFRRLFDRLSG, encoded by the coding sequence ATGTCCGACACCCCTGAGTTGATCCTGGGCGAATACCGGCGCTCGCTCGACGAGCGTTTTCGCCTTTCGATTCCCGCCGAAATGATCGAAGCGATGGGAGCGAGCGACGTTCCCTTCATCCTGGCCAAGGAACGCCCCGGATGCTTGAGCCTGTGGAATGCCCGAGCGTGCAAAGCCGCGCTCGACGAGGGGATGGACCTCGTGCGGCGGAAGATTGCGGCCGGCAAATTGGCGGGGCGCCTGGGACAGGTGCAAATGCTTGGCCGCTTGCTATCAACCCGGCACGCCGAGGTAGAGATGACCGGTCGGGGACGCCTGTTGATCCCCGAGGGTTTTCGCGATTTTCTCCGCGTCGAGGCGGGGGGGGAAGTGGTGATCGTCGGCGCGGCGATCGCCCTCGATCTGTGGCATCCCAAAGCCTGGTTCGACTACACGGCGGGCCGCATGCCCAAGTTCCGGCGGTTGTTCGATCGCCTCTCCGGTTAG